The following is a genomic window from Meriones unguiculatus strain TT.TT164.6M chromosome 7, Bangor_MerUng_6.1, whole genome shotgun sequence.
GCAGGGACAGCAGGGGAACGCTGGATGTGGGCACCGCTGGCCGGATGGGTGgtaagggtggggtggggaaatcaTTGCCAACGGGTTCTCAGGCCCTgggcagctgggggctggaggagGACAAGTCCACTTCAAAAGGGTCGGACCACTGGCAGCTGGCATGGCCACACCCTTCCCCCATTGCTGGCCTTTGATGTGTGCATGGGAGAGGGGCTCTGAGCCCAGTAGGCAGCTGTGCCCACTCTCCCCTGCCATGGTGGGTCCTCAGTGTGGCCAGTGTGGTTCAGACTCCCTGCTTGGAGAGGAGCACAGAGCAAAGGTGACTTTGGAATCCTGAGGTGAAGCCAGAGATGCAAAGATGCCCCAAGTGGACAGTAGTCCCTGGTGCTTCTAGGCACCCAGAGCCCTGTCTTCTCCCAACCTGGGAATGACCAGTCCCAGTTACATCATCATTTTGATGGTATCCCAGGGCCTTGCATGGTCACTGCTTAGGCTAGTCCGACTTCATCTCCCCCCTGGCTCTTGGACCCTGCCGGGGCTACGGTGTAATGGGATAGGGATGAGCAAGCCTAAGAATGATCTGACCCTCAGCATTCTCTGTCCTCCTCCACAGTACTTCTGGCTGCTAGTCCTATCCCGAGGGCTAGTAGGGATCGGTGAAGCCAGCTACTCCACCATAGCACCCACCATCATCGGTGACTTGTTTACCAAGAATACACGCACGCTTATGCTATCAGTCTTCTATTTTGCCATCCCACTGGGAAGGTAAGTGTGGTGCTCCATGATTAGTGGGAGAGCCCTAAGGTCCCCTCGAATTCACCAACACCTGCAGGAAGCAGACATGGAAGCAGGCAGCTATAGGGGACTCCTAGACCTGCTCTTCCATTAGGCTggctgggagggaggaaggcgAGAACTTCCCACTCAGCCTTGCTGCTCTAGCCGACATAAGTCTGTCTTGTCTGCAGTGGCCTGGGCTACATCACAGGTTCCAGCGTGAAGCAGGCAGCCGGAGACTGGCACTGGGCTCTGAGGGTAAGGCCTCCTGTTTCCCTCCCCACTCCAGTCCTTATCCGCAGAGGCCAGGCTGAGACCTCCATGCTTCCTCCTTCTCTAGCCTGGACTCTAAGGCCTTGTCTCTCTAGATCAGTTCAGGCTGAGGTATCAGGGGCATTAGACAGTCCTGCCATCACTGGGCCTCAGTCCAGGATTGGAACCCTACCCCCAACCCCCGGGAGTGGAGAGGGTAAGGATTCTCTCACCATGTCAGGAAATTCCAGGTCCACAGCGTAGCTTCCTGCTTCCAGCCTCTGTTCTAGGGCGAGGTTGGGACAGGACCTCTGTGTGTGGGTCCTTCAGGTCTGGAGCCACTTCCTGCTCTGTTGGAGGGTTGGGGCAAGTCACCAAGGCCCAAGGACAGTGCAATCGGAGGAAACAGAGATCCCCTGTCTCTCAGAGGACCGGAAGCTTAAGACAAAGTGTTTTTTCCTCAAAAGCAGGAAGGAAGCAGCCACCGTGGAATTTCATGATGGGGAGGGGGGTGAGCCATGGGGTGGAGATGGGGAGTGCCTGCAGAAGAGCCTCTCAGCTCACAACATCCAGACCCAGGGGAAAcaatcttctcttttctcctgggATGGTTGTTTGGTTCTGTGTGGAGAGAGGTTTGGGGatttcattttttggtttgtgttttagtttttggagacagggtttccctgtgtagccttgactgtcctgtccttgactgaccaggctggcctccaactcacagagatctgcctgcctctgccttgctgagtgctgggattacaggcatgcaccattgcTATTGGCAGGGATTTCATTCTTCATGTGAGGTCAGACACAGGGAAGACCCAAAGCCCATAGAGGGCCCTGTAAAGAACAGGCCACCTGCCTGGGCAGTCCCTCCCTAAGGTCCATGTTTAAGGGACACATCTTGGAACATTCCTACCGCAGGGATTAAGCAAGTTAGTATATGGCTCTCTACCACCATGAATGAACTCTCTTCCACTCAAACACATCATTCCCTGTGTTTTTTATCTACCCGTCTTTTTTCCTTATTACTCATCAACCCATCTGTCCACCTGTCCATGCGTGAGagcatctatctatccatctccTTGTTCTTCAGTCTATTCTCATCCATCTGTTCAGccacctctccctctctgccctcattttctcctcctcctctctcttttttttcctcattctttcttccattcccaAACTTGGTCATTCTTTCTTGAACCTGTTTTCCTGTCCTGCGTTTGGTCTGGACTATGCACTTTGAGCCCTGTAACCACTTCCCTGGCCTCATCCCCAGTGGCTTTGCTCAGCCCTTCTGTTACTCTGCTAGGCAAATATTATCCTAGGAAAAGGGCTTGAGCCCAGATGAGCTGCCTCAGCCCTCCTGTGGAGCACAGAGTCAATTTGGCATTTAAACTTCAATTTCCCATCCTACCAGGTATCCCCCGTCCTGGGCATGATCACAGGAACACTCATTCTCATCTTGGTCCCAGCCACTAAGAGAGGCCATGCTGATCAACTCGGGGGCCAGCTCAAAGCACGGACCTCATGGCTCCGAGACATGAAGGCTCTGATCCGAAAGTGAGTGCTGCCGTGTGTGCAGGGTGTGGTAGGAGGGGCCAGCTGACCTGCCACCCATGGCCTGTGGTGCTGAATGGCATTTGTTCCTGTACCCTGAACCCTCCCAGGCCTGTGAAAGAGCATTTCTGTCTGGGGAATGCAGCAGGCTCTGAGGACAGGCTGCCTCCTGGGCTGGCTGGCTCACTTTTCCTCCCTGGATTTTCCCCCAGCCGCAGTTACGTCTTCTCCTCCCTGGCCACATCTGCTGTGTCCTTCGCCACAGGGGCCCTGGGCATGTGGATTCCCCTCTACCTGCACCGTGCTCAAGTTGTACAAAAGACAGCAGAGACTTGTAACAGCCCACCATGTGGCGCCAAAGACAGGTAAAGCCTGGTACCAAGGGACTGGATGCCTCTGTCTCAACCACAGCCTTGCTCAAATCACTGTTCTTTGTCCTTACAGCCTCATCTTTGGGGCCATCACCTGCTTTACTGGCTTCCTGGGCGTAGTCACAGGTGCGGGAGCCACTCGCTGGTGCCGTCTGCGGACTCAGCGCGCTGACCCACTAGTGTGTGCTGTGGGCATGCTGGGATCTGCCATCTTCATCTGCCTCATCTTTGTGGCTGCCAAGACTAGCATTGTGGGAGCTTATGTGAGTGCGGGGGAGGCTGGGTTGGGGATGGGCTAGAGGTGCAGTCTGACTTGCTGGACCCTCTGTCCCCATAGAGATGGACTTatgtccctgccctgtgcccctcATGGTTGCTTTCTCCTCTGTGAATAGATCTGCATTTTTGTTGGGGAGACACTGCTGTTTTCTAACTGGGCCATCACTGCAGACATCCTCATGGTAAGCCAggaaggccacagtcaccttgtgcTTAGAAAGTTTGAATTTTAGAAGTGACTCAGGCTTCTAAACTTCACTGGGGTGGCTTGGAGGGTGGGTGAAGAGAAAGTAGTTCTTGTTGGTGGGAGAGgtgaacccagaggcaggaagggGACCAGAGATATATGGGGGTTAGATCTGGGAAGGGCCTGGAAACAGAATTGAgcaggtagatgttggggtgcaGGGGCAGGGTTGCCTCCAATCTCAGGTTTGTGGCTAGGAGGCTGGTGGTGCCAGGCTGGCACCGAGGTAGTGCTGCCTGCCAGCACTCCTCCCCCAGGAGTGGAGTGTCCTTGCATTCTGCTTTGCCAGCTCAGGCTGGGTCCCAGGCATGCCTGCCGAGTGCCTGCGGCTGGCTAGACAGACAGAGGCTGTCTTTACGGGCCCAACAATGGCCTCCAGACCAGCAGGCCAGGGACAAAGGGTTGTCTGAGTAGCCTGCTTGGTCTTGTGTTCCTGGGTGGGGAtaggagggacaagggaggggcagTGGGCCTAGTGACTTGTAGCTCTGAGTGAAGCAGGGTTGAGAGGGCAGGAGTGAGTGTGACTCCTGTCCTTGGCCCTTGTGGGGACCACTAGATGGGGGTCAGAAGACTCCAGAGGACTGGAGATGGAGTGGTAGGTGTGGGGCAGGGGGAGAAATACCTCTGGGCATAGGGCTGGTGCTCAGGCCTCTGTGGTTCCTCCATTCCAGGAAGCCCTCCTTGCTCCACTCTGCACTTTCCTACATGCCTGTGTCCCGCACACACCCGGGCCTCTGTTCTCCTCCCATCTGTGCACTCTGGGGGGGGGCACTCAGACATGTGCCTCAACAAGGAGCTGGGCAAGCTCAGGGCTAGGGCTGGGCCACTGCACTACCTGAGTGCGGGTGGCAAGACTCATCAAGCATCTTCGGGACTGGGCATCATGCCCTCTCCTGACaacaaccccctcccccatcagCCCCTGAGAGCTGTCGGCAGGGTCTGGGTCCCAGGGAAATCATGTCCCAGTTTTAGTAAGTGTCTAAGTGACTAATTAGTGGTGGAAATGGGGCCATGCAATACCCTTGGGTCTAgatccctccctgcctcctcacCACCAGCAGGATACTTTGAGGATACTGGCTGCTCCAGCCATGCACAGTGACAGGTCTCATGGACAGAGAGAGTAGCTGGAGCCCAGGGCAAGGGACATTGGTACTGTGTCCTAGTCTCTGCCATCTGTTTTAAAGTGTCTAGTCCAGGACGGCCTTGGGCCCAGTGGTTCTTAGCCTCCTGTGTTGGGGTGCTTGAGTTCAAATAGAGGCTCTTAGGGGCAGGATCCTCGTTCACATCCTCTCCACCTCAGACAGCATAAGCCTTGCCAAGTCCTCATGGGAGGGAATCAAGACAGGTGTTTAGCTTATAGAAAGGGAGGGCAGGAAGCCTAGAGGCCAGAATCCTGCGTCCAGAGTTGCACAACTCCACATGTGATCCCTCAGAAATGAAGGTTGTCTCCAGGAGCATAGCAAGCTGAGGTCAGTCTGGGGTAAGCAAGAAGGctctatctttaaaaaagaaagaaagaaaagaaaaagtgcctCTGGGCATTTCAGTTCAATTCCTCCATGCTCCAAGAGCTCTGGCCTCAAGACCTGGGCTAACTGATGCCCAAATTGTGCTCCATGGCTGAATGTGGTAGGGAGGGAGGTGCAGATCCCCAtcactgaggaggaggaggtcctGTCAGAGCTGTCGGGGTGATGGGGACTGAAGGTGCATGTGGGTGCTGCAAGATTCCATAGAGGAGGCTCTAATGGAGAAGAGGCCCCAAGGAGCTGACAAAAGCAGCCATGCCTATGTGGTGGGCAGGGAAGTACAGGGCTGGGTGGGAGGGGTGAGGATACCAGGATGGGAAGCCGAGGCAGTGGGGCTTCAGAAGTGTCACAGTGGCAGAGATGAGCCTAGGCATGGCCCTGGACTGTCTAGCCTGAGCTGCGCTTTCTCCTGCAGTACGTGGTCATCCCCACGCGACGAGCCACTGCCGTGGCCTTGCAGAGCTTCACCTCCCATCTGCTGGGGGACGCTGGCAGCCCCTACCTCATTGGCTTTGTGAGTGGCTGCGGGTGAGGTTTGCCTGGGTGGGGCGCAGAAGATAGTCCTGTCCTGACACCTGTACCCCAATCTCCACAGATCTCAGACCTAATCCGCCAGAGCACCAAGGACTCCCCGCTCTGGGAGTTCCTGAGCCTGGGCTATGCCCTCATGCTGTGCCCCTTTGTTGTGGTCCTGGGTGGCATGTTCTTCCTTGCCActgctctcttcttcctcagtgATCGTGCCAAGGCTGAGCAGCAGTGAGTAGGGTGGGGATGGGCATGCTAtaaaccggggggggggggggggggaaggagacaGTGGTTACTTTGTACCCCTAGGCCGAGGTGACCTTCTGGAGGCCAGGCCAGCTCCGTAACATTTGTCTCCAGGTCTTCCCATGCCCCCAGCCCAGCCCACGGTGGCCCAGGCTGGCAGATGCCAAGCCCTTTCGTGCCAGCTCTAGACATGGCTTTTCTCCGGAGTTAACAGGGGTTTAGAGTTGGGAACCCACCCTTCTCTCACTTTCtgacttctttctcttcttttctctattgctttctctctcctctccctccccctgggCTTTCCCACCTCCCCCTGGGGCTGACGAGGTCCCTGCCCAGCGCCTCCGGTCTACCGGCCCCAGTGATGCCACGTGCCAGAGCCGTGCCTGGGCCCAGTACCCGCTGACGTGCCACCCTGACCCCCGCCCGTCTCTCCCTCAGGGTGAACCAGCTGGTGATGCCGCCTGCATCCGTGAAAGTCTGAGGTGGTGAGTGCAGGCCAGGACACCCCTGTGGGAGGAGGCCATGAAGAAGCAGGGAACCAAACACTTTTCAAGCCACCTCCTCCCTCAGCATATCCCCTCTGCCCTGGGTCTGCCCTCTTCCTTCTGAGGTGTTGACAAAGCATCTGTGGATTTGTGGGAGCTGGCTTCTTCCAGTAAATcagctccctccctttccctagAAGGGCTGTGAGCACAGGTCATCCCTGGAACATGCCAGGAACTCCTGCTGTCCTCCTAAATTCTCCTAGATGTGTCAGGGTACAATTCCCACCCTGACCTTCCCAGCTGCCTAGCCCTTGGAGGCTAAAGCTTCCTAGTAATGTAAAACCAGTTAAGCACACAGCAGTGTCTAAAGCTAAGACCTCTTTGGAACAATTCCCAAATCTCCACCTCTGACCTGACACCCCTCCTCCAGGTGCCGCTGGGACAATGAACTACAGTTCGGATTGGGAGAGGTCCTCCAGCATCCTGGACCTGTAGGACTGTCCCAAAGCTTCCTGTGCGACTCACAGCTGGGTACTCACCCTCTTTGGCCTAGGACTGAGTGGCCCTATCTCCAAGAAGAAGCTGCACCCTCAGTTAACCCGGAGGGCTATGTGTGCTGGAGCCACTTAGCTGGACACAATTCCAGCCCTGGTTggggccaagagagaagccagccTACAGTGGGTATTTGGGGAGAGCCTGGCCTGCCCTTCTCAAGCGATCCTGAGGGAGCCCCTGTCCTCCCTGACAGTGGAGCCAAGGAGCTGGAGCTTCCTCCATTGTGTGCCACACCAGGCACCCTCCACAGCTTTGAAGAAACAGGTCTTGGGCTGTACAGACATAGCCCAGGTATCAGGACCTCAGTTCCGGTTCTAAAGTCCCCCAAATGCCCTGGTGTATGGGACCACGTCCCAACTTTTAGGCTCTGACCTTGGGGACAACAAATTTGGCCTGGTATCCACCCCACTTTTAGCTGGGTGCCCACTGCTGGATAGGACAGTCACCCTGGCCAGGACAGTCACCAAAGAGGATACTCCCAGGTGGGACGACCCCTttggaggcagcagcagcactggAAGCGAAGGCCTTGGCAGCAGGCAGCTGCACCAGGGGCTGAGACCTTGAGAATCTACTTCCTCACCCCAAGCCCTGCAGCCCCCCAGAAGCCCCCTTCTCCTAAAGGATGACCACCATAGCCCTTCCAATGAGTAGTCAGATCGCAGTTCCCAGCTGTCCATActgcttcttgacctagggtATTTAACTGCTGGAGACTGCTCGTACTCCAGTTGACTCATGGGGCCAGGCTTTTACCCACACATATATACCCTTCACTTGTCTGCAGCCACCTCAGCCACCTCTGGGCACTTACCCCCAGCTTCACACCCCCTGCACGTCGTGACCGAGCTGGCTCTGGTCCTGTGGTACCATTGTAACCTACAGGAAACTTCTAGAACCAGCTTGGGCAACAGTCCCTGTGGCTGTCCCCCACTTGCTGACTGTGGCTTTAGTGGCATAGTGGTACCAACCCCACAAGTTCTGGGGCACCCTAAGGGTTTGGATGTGGGTGGGCAGAGGGTGCTAGCTCTAAAGACCAGCCTGGCTCCCTCCCTAATCCCAGCAGGGGCCCCAGCGATGTTTTCTTGTTGTACAAGAACCAGGTCCAAGTGTTGCCTCCTCTTCCTTCCGGAAGCTGAACTGCTCCTTTATTTTTTAGAGCTGCTGATTGTGAATTTCAGAGTCTTAAGAGAGAAGCCAAATATATATTCCTCttgtaaatgaagaaataaacctATTTAAATGTTTGGGTGGCTCTCCAGTGAACATCTTGGGGAGGGGCAGTACCCACTTCCCAAAGCCAAGAGACTGGTATCATCCATCACGGCTTCTTTATTAAAATAGTGGTGAAAAAATAGGAGTCTCTGGGGCTGGTGAAGGCAGGGGGAAAACAGACCACACCACACTCAAGGTGTCTGAACTTTCCTCCTGGCCACTCTCCTTTTCTTGACCCCACTCTGTAACAGGCTGGGGCTCCTGCTAACCAAAGACAGCCTGGCCCTTTTTTGTGGTAGGGCAGACTGGGGGGACTTTCTTACGACCTCCTTTGTGGGCAGAGCCTTCTGATGGTGCCTTTTGCCTTCAGGCTCTATGGGGGACGCAGGAGTGGCTCCATTCACCTGTGACagcttcccttttttcttctgaAGTTTTGGGGTCTTGGCAGGGGTGTTGGGGCTTACAGTGGGGTTGTTGGGAGTTGGACACTTGGCCCCAGGTATCCCATTCACCTGGGATGGGGTGTTGgccct
Proteins encoded in this region:
- the Spns2 gene encoding sphingosine-1-phosphate transporter SPNS2 isoform X1 — encoded protein: MMCLECASAAAGGAEEEEADAERRRRRRGAQPGAGGSSCCGARGAGAAGVVSADEEVQTLSGSVRRVPSGLPSIPSTPGCAAAAKGPGAPQPKPASLGRGRGAAAAILSLGNVLNYLDRYTVAGVLLDIQQHFGVKDRGAGLLQSVFICSFMVAAPIFGYLGDRFNRKVILSCGIFFWSAVTFSSSFIPQQYFWLLVLSRGLVGIGEASYSTIAPTIIGDLFTKNTRTLMLSVFYFAIPLGSGLGYITGSSVKQAAGDWHWALRVSPVLGMITGTLILILVPATKRGHADQLGGQLKARTSWLRDMKALIRNRSYVFSSLATSAVSFATGALGMWIPLYLHRAQVVQKTAETCNSPPCGAKDSLIFGAITCFTGFLGVVTGAGATRWCRLRTQRADPLVCAVGMLGSAIFICLIFVAAKTSIVGAYICIFVGETLLFSNWAITADILMYVVIPTRRATAVALQSFTSHLLGDAGSPYLIGFISDLIRQSTKDSPLWEFLSLGYALMLCPFVVVLGGMFFLATALFFLSDRAKAEQQAFPPPPGADEVPAQRLRSTGPSDATCQSRAWAQYPLTCHPDPRPSLPQGEPAGDAACIRESLRWCRWDNELQFGLGEVLQHPGPVGLSQSFLCDSQLGTHPLWPRTEWPYLQEEAAPSVNPEGYVCWSHLAGHNSSPGWGQERSQPTVGIWGEPGLPFSSDPEGAPVLPDSGAKELELPPLCATPGTLHSFEETGLGLYRHSPGIRTSVPVLKSPKCPGVWDHVPTFRL
- the Spns2 gene encoding sphingosine-1-phosphate transporter SPNS2 isoform X2, which translates into the protein MMCLECASAAAGGAEEEEADAERRRRRRGAQPGAGGSSCCGARGAGAAGVVSADEEVQTLSGSVRRVPSGLPSIPSTPGCAAAAKGPGAPQPKPASLGRGRGAAAAILSLGNVLNYLDRYTVAGVLLDIQQHFGVKDRGAGLLQSVFICSFMVAAPIFGYLGDRFNRKVILSCGIFFWSAVTFSSSFIPQQYFWLLVLSRGLVGIGEASYSTIAPTIIGDLFTKNTRTLMLSVFYFAIPLGSGLGYITGSSVKQAAGDWHWALRVSPVLGMITGTLILILVPATKRGHADQLGGQLKARTSWLRDMKALIRNRSYVFSSLATSAVSFATGALGMWIPLYLHRAQVVQKTAETCNSPPCGAKDSLIFGAITCFTGFLGVVTGAGATRWCRLRTQRADPLVCAVGMLGSAIFICLIFVAAKTSIVGAYICIFVGETLLFSNWAITADILMYVVIPTRRATAVALQSFTSHLLGDAGSPYLIGFISDLIRQSTKDSPLWEFLSLGYALMLCPFVVVLGGMFFLATALFFLSDRAKAEQQADEVPAQRLRSTGPSDATCQSRAWAQYPLTCHPDPRPSLPQGEPAGDAACIRESLRWCRWDNELQFGLGEVLQHPGPVGLSQSFLCDSQLGTHPLWPRTEWPYLQEEAAPSVNPEGYVCWSHLAGHNSSPGWGQERSQPTVGIWGEPGLPFSSDPEGAPVLPDSGAKELELPPLCATPGTLHSFEETGLGLYRHSPGIRTSVPVLKSPKCPGVWDHVPTFRL
- the Spns2 gene encoding sphingosine-1-phosphate transporter SPNS2 isoform X3, whose translation is MMCLECASAAAGGAEEEEADAERRRRRRGAQPGAGGSSCCGARGAGAAGVVSADEEVQTLSGSVRRVPSGLPSIPSTPGCAAAAKGPGAPQPKPASLGRGRGAAAAILSLGNVLNYLDRYTVAGVLLDIQQHFGVKDRGAGLLQSVFICSFMVAAPIFGYLGDRFNRKVILSCGIFFWSAVTFSSSFIPQQYFWLLVLSRGLVGIGEASYSTIAPTIIGDLFTKNTRTLMLSVFYFAIPLGSGLGYITGSSVKQAAGDWHWALRVSPVLGMITGTLILILVPATKRGHADQLGGQLKARTSWLRDMKALIRNRSYVFSSLATSAVSFATGALGMWIPLYLHRAQVVQKTAETCNSPPCGAKDSLIFGAITCFTGFLGVVTGAGATRWCRLRTQRADPLVCAVGMLGSAIFICLIFVAAKTSIVGAYICIFVGETLLFSNWAITADILMYVVIPTRRATAVALQSFTSHLLGDAGSPYLIGFISDLIRQSTKDSPLWEFLSLGYALMLCPFVVVLGGMFFLATALFFLSDRAKAEQQVNQLVMPPASVKV